Proteins found in one Ptychodera flava strain L36383 chromosome 3, AS_Pfla_20210202, whole genome shotgun sequence genomic segment:
- the LOC139130176 gene encoding cocaine esterase-like translates to MHVYQILLSLSVIRYVVADNPTANVSSGTLVGRSVEFSHEDVDITRTLYVFKGIPYAAPPVGDLRFRPPQQVEPWEGVYNATEVGFACVQSISPLYSFGELLNEDCLYLNVFAPVTNSSNLPVMVWIHGGGLIVGSGTNGGLYDGTVLAAIGEVIVVSFNYRLGVFGFFATGDKHAPGNYGLLDQIAALKWVKENIAAFGGDANKVTIFGESAGSISVEHMLLSPMSEGLFHRAIMQSGTSSIFGGPRVDAEGQATLAYGIGNMLGCEQDNTEDLVRCLRTVPTEDFEPILNPEEGMLATIPGIDPDIGINPYAPYFDGQLITVVPSDLRNPGTLNKTGVDILIGANADEGTLLFPYVVPFQFNATEITLSRAVFEQYFSAFMFGSFKSNPTILDAIKLTYVPWEDADSDDANYAEAFSQMQGDHTFVCPSDLSARAYAQSGANVYVYHMTHIPATWLTGLPWTKAGHGEDLPFVFGLHFSPVYTWTMPAEEVAMSRNIIRYWTNFAKTGNPNLPESEANSSLADWPRFEVPGLEYKELSLTMENKRALKARECALWNDFIPKVENREDEETATEPNEGDNGKPPECTAGAIHAAGVTVYCICALLLLPSLLVMPASPEYIL, encoded by the exons ATGCACGTATACCAAATCCTACTATCTTTATCCGTAATTCGCTACGTTGTGGCTGACAACCCAACCGCCAATGTAAGTAGCGGAACTCTTGTCGGCAGGTCGGTAGAATTCTCACACGAAGACGTCGATATCACGAGAACTCTTTACGTTTTCAAAGGAATACCGTACGCCGCGCCACCGGTCGGAGACCTGAGATTTCGACCCCCACAACAAGTAGAACCATGGGAAGGCGTGTATAACGCTACCGAGGTCGGATTCGCTTGTGTTCAGTCTATTTCGCCTCTCTACTCGTTTGGGGAGCTACTGAATGAAGATTGCTTGTATTTGAATGTGTTTGCACCGGTGACAAAC TCCAGCAATTTACCGGTGATGGTGTGGATCCATGGCGGTGGTTTGATCGTTGGTTCCGGGACGAACGGTGGTCTGTACGACGGTACGGTGTTGGCAGCGATCGGAGAGGTCATCGTCGTGTCTTTCAACTATCGTCTCGGTGTTTTCGGATTCTTCGCTACAG GTGATAAACACGCCCCCGGAAACTACGGCCTGTTGGATCAGATCGCTGCCTTGAAGTGGGTGAAGGAAAACATTGCAG CATTCGGAGGAGATGCCAATAAAGTGACTATATTTGGTGAGAGTGCAGGGTCTATAAGCGTTGAACATATGCTGTTGTCTCCAATGAGCGAAGGACTCTTCCACCGAGCTATTATGCAG AGTGGAACATCATCTATATTCGGTGGCCCACGTGTCGATGCAGAGGGACAAGCAACTCTAGCATACGGGATAGGTAACATGCTTGGATGCGAGCAAGACAACACTGAGGACTTGGTCCGATGTCTCCGTACAGTGCCGACTGAAGATTTCGAACCAATACTCAATCCTGAAGAG GGTATGCTTGCGACCATCCCCGGGATTGACCCCGACATTGGCATCAACCCCTACGCACCGTACTTCGATGGTCAGTTAATCACTGTTGTACCCAGCGATCTCCGGAATCCAGGAACGTTAAATAAGACAGGTGTTGACATTCTGATCGGAGCTAACGCTGACGAAGGAACGCTGCTCTTCCCCTATGTTGTTCCCTTTCAATTCAACGCCACCGAAATCACTTTGAGCAGAGCCGTATTCGAGCAATATTTCAGTGCCTTTATGTTCGGCTCGTTCAAGTCCAACCCCACCATTCTAGACGCCATTAAATTAACCTACGTTCCATGGGAAGACGCCGATTCTGACGACGCCAATTACGCTGAAGCCTTCAGTCAAATGCAAGGTGACCACACATTCGTCTGCCCATCCGATCTGTCTGCCCGTGCGTACGCGCAGTCCGGCGCCAACGTGTACGTGTATCATATGACACATATACCCGCTACCTGGCTGACTGGGTTGCCGTGGACGAAGGCTGGCCACGGGGAAGACCTCCCTTTTGTATTCGGATTGCACTTCAGCCCAGTTTACACGTGGACAATGCCTGCAGAGGAGGTAGCCATGTCGCGGAATATCATACGATATTGGACAAACTTTGCCAAGACTGG CAATCCAAATTTACCTGAAAGCGAGGCAAACTCATCCTTGGCGGATTGGCCACGGTTCGAAGTACCCGGATTAGAGTACAAAGAACTGTCACTGACGATGGAAAACAAACGAGCGTTGAAGGCGAGGGAGTGTGCTTTATGGAATGACTTTATACCAAAGGTTGAAAACCGCGAAG ACGAAGAGACGGCAACCGAACCAAACGAAGGGGACAACGGGAAGCCACCAGAATGCACTGCTGGCGCTATTCATGCAGCCGGGGTCACAGTCTATTGCATCTGCGCACTGCTGCTGTTGCCAAGCCTCCTCGTAATGCCCGCCTCTCCGGAATACATCCTCTAA
- the LOC139129349 gene encoding esterase SG1-like, with protein MIVRCAILLALFGHIIADDPVVEVKTGKIVGKSVQFTHKDVDVERTVHVYKGIPYAEAPVGNLRFRAPRPKGPWDGVHDATKVGYACIQYQNPLLPLEEPQSEDCLYLNVYSPQTDVSKT; from the coding sequence aTGATTGTAAGATGTGCTATCCTTTTAGCCTTGTTCGGCCACATCATCGCCGATGACCCTGTCGTTGAAGTCAAGACGGGAAAAATTGTTGGCAAGTCGGTACAGTTCACACACAAGGACGTCGATGTAGAACGCACAGTGCACGTCTACAAAGGAATACCCTACGCTGAAGCGCCGGTCGGTAACCTCAGATTTAGAGCACCTAGACCTAAAGGTCCCTGGGACGGAGTGCACGATGCAACGAAGGTTGGGTACGCCTGTATCCAATATCAAAATCCCCTTCTTCCCCTTGAAGAACCGCAAAGTGAAGATTGTCTGTATTTGAATGTATATTCACCGCAGACTGATGTGAGTAAAACATAG
- the LOC139130177 gene encoding cholinesterase-like, whose protein sequence is MVWIHGGGFATGSGTHDGAYDATALAVIGDVVVVSFNYRLGVFGFFVTGDEHAPGNYGLLDQVAALEWVQQNIAAFGGDASKVTIFGESAGSMSVEYLLLSPLTNGLFHRVIMQSGSATYQLGTSANAPLQYKISQGLGKLLGCEKDTTEELVQCLREVPADDFREPNDVSTGVLANVTGLGSDLTTIPFSPVIDGHFRSEVPRDQLARGAINKTDVDLIIGTNADEGTMFLPMLFPNSVNDTEISMDKATYEQTYAAFLSAPLKKNQAVLDAVKLMYVNWEDADSDDADYIEALNQMLGDRIFVCPSIFSARAYSNAGNNVYVYHMTHVPAKSIWRIKWMKAAHGEDLQFVFGWVFGSKDWSMPEEEVTMSLQTMKYWTNFAKTGDPNLSGTGEDSSLKTWPLFKVPGLEYKELSLEMENKRALKADECAFWNDFVPKLIKLTDVDNVCSATDGEMKYTD, encoded by the exons ATGGTGTGGATTCATGGTGGTGGATTTGCCACGGGGTCTGGTACTCATGACGGTGCGTACGACGCCACAGCTTTGGCGGTGATTGGTGACGTTGTTGTGGTGTCATTCAACTACCGACTTGGGGTTTTCGGCTTCTTCGTCACAG GTGACGAGCATGCGCCTGGCAACTATGGATTGCTGGATCAGGTCGCTGCCCTGGAGTGGGTACAACAAAACATAGCAG CTTTCGGAGGAGACGCCAGCAAAGTTACCATATTTGGTGAAAGTGCCGGGTCAATGAGTGTGGAATATCTTTTACTGTCCCCGTTGACGAATGGACTATTCCATCGAGTAATTATGCAG AGTGGTTCAGCTACCTACCAATTAGGCACTAGTGCTAATGCTCCCTTGCAATACAAGATATCCCAAGGTCTTGGCAAACTGCTCGGGTGTGAGAAAGACACCACTGAGGAGCTGGTCCAATGTTTACGTGAGGTTCCAGCTGACGACTTCAGGGAACCAAATGATGTATCAACT GGTGTTCTTGCAAATGTCACCGGACTTGGCAGTGATTTGACCACAATACCGTTCTCGCCTGTCATCGACGGCCACTTCCGGTCCGAAGTACCCAGGGACCAGCTAGCTCGGGGAGCCATCAATAAAACAGACGTAGATCTCATTATCGGAACAAACGCTGACGAGGGCACCATGTTTCTCCCGATGCTTTTCCCAAACTCGGTCAACGACACGGAAATCTCCATGGATAAGGCCACTTACGAGCAGACATACGCCGCGTTTCTGTCGGCACCTCTCAAGAAAAACCAAGCCGTTCTCGATGCCGTGAAATTAATGTACGTCAACTGGGAGGACGCCGATTCAGATGACGCCGATTACATCGAGGCTCTGAATCAAATGCTGGGAGACCGCATTTTCGTCTGCCCATCCATTTTTTCTGCACGTGCTTATTCAAACGCTGGCAACAACGTGTACGTCTATCACATGACCCATGTACCAGCAAAGTCAATATGGCGGATCAAGTGGATGAAGGCTGCCCATGGCGAAGACCTGCAGTTTGTATTCGGATGGGTGTTCGGTTCGAAAGACTGGTCGATGCCCGAGGAGGAGGTGACCATGTCCCTGCAGACGATGAAATATTGGACCAATTTTGCTAAGACTGG CGATCCAAACCTGTCTGGCACCGGTGAAGATTCATCGCTGAAGACCTGGCCGTTGTTTAAAGTACCCGGATTAGAGTACAAAGAATTATCACTGGAGATGGAAAACAAACGAGCACTGAAAGCCGATGAGTGTGCTTTTTGGAATGATTTCGTCCCTAAACTAATAAAACTGACAG ACGTTGACAATGTATGTTCAGCCACTGACGGTGAAATGAAGTACACGGATTGA